One genomic segment of Alosa sapidissima isolate fAloSap1 chromosome 13, fAloSap1.pri, whole genome shotgun sequence includes these proteins:
- the rfesd gene encoding Rieske domain-containing protein: protein MTTEVNGVCGQAHFVGKRNDLVQAKRSVRTVDGRELIIIYHPDTFYALDLHCYHAGSKLELGDIEEIDKKLCIICPKHKYKITLAEGEGLYRAADPRQEKRIYKWYSKGIKQRVHKVTEDGGDVFVTLSDTTCYIESDYYYTEKGRKDRELVDDNKGIDTSEDDEDC, encoded by the exons ATGACTACGGaggtgaatggtgtgtgtggccAGGCACACTTTGTAGGGAAGCGGAATGATCTTGTCCAGGCGAAGCGTTCGGTCAGGACAGTGGACGGCAGAGAACTCATCATCATATACCACCCAGACACCTTCTACGCACTGGACCTCCACTGCTATC ATGCGGGAAGCAAACTGGAGCTGGGCGACATCGAG GAGATTGACAAGAAGCTGTGCATCATTTGCCCCAAGCACAAGTACAAGATCACACTGGCAGAGGGAGAGGGCCTCTACAGGGCTGCTGACCCACGCCAGGAGAAGCGTATCTACAAGTGGTACTCCAAGGGCATCAAGCAGAGGGTCCACAAAGTGACCGAGGATGGCGGGGATGTCTTTGTGACCCTGTCGGACACCACGTGCTATATCGAGTCTGACTACTATTACACCGAAAAGGGCAGGAAGGATAGGGAATTGGTGGATGACAACAAGGGGATAGACACCAGTGAAGACGACGAGGACTGCTGA
- the nudt2 gene encoding bis(5'-nucleosyl)-tetraphosphatase [asymmetrical] — MALRACGFIIFRRLTQAPPDSIEYLLLQTSYGEHHWTPPKGHVDPGEDDLTTALRETREEAGLGEEHLCIVKNFLKELHYQVRGKDKTVLYWLAELRDPAMSVTLSEEHQDYRWARLDEACTLARYQDLQETLRDAQHYLEASEKQ; from the exons ATGGCGCTGCGAGCGTGTGGCTTCATTATCTTTCGTCGTCTGACTCAGGCTCCTCCTGACAGCATTGAATACCTTCTCCTGCAGACGTCCTATGGGGAGCACCACTGGACTCCACCTAAAG GTCACGTGGACCCTGGTGAGGATGACCTCACCACTGCACTCAGGGAGACCCGTGAAGAAGCAGGTCTTGGTGAGGAACACCTGTGCATTGTGAAGAACTTCCTGAAGGAGTTGCACTACCAGGTGCGCGGGAAGGATAAGACTGTACTCTACTGGCTGGCTGAGCTTCGGGACCCTGCCATGTCTGTGACGTTGTCTGAGGAGCACCAGGACTACCGCTGGGCTCGGCTAGATGAGGCATGCACACTAGCGCGTTACCAGGACCTCCAAGAGACCCTTAGGGATGCACAACACTACCTGGAGGCCAGTGAGAAGCAGTGA